The nucleotide sequence ATCGCGACCATCGGTGTGTTGCTGGCGTTTATCTCCATTAACTTGCGCAACGACTATATGGACCACATGAAGGGTGTTGACCGTGTGCTGGAACGTTCCGGCAGTCGCGCCATTCAAAATGGCTGGATCACAGCCGCACAGGTTAAACATCTGTCGTCCTTCTTCCTTTTCATTGCGCTGGTGTGTGCGGTGCCACTGGTGTTTGCGTTCCCGCAGCTGGCGGGGATCTTTGCTGTCAGCCTGACGGTGGGATTATGGGCTCAGTTTAAAAAACAAAATTCCTTCAAGTACCGTATCGGGGGCGAGTTCGCTCTGTTTGTGATGCTGGGGCCGCTTTTGACGGTGGGCTTTCAGATCGCGATGGGTGTTCCTGGCGATATCGAAGCTTTCTGGCTGGGCTGTGTGTGGGGTTGGCTGGTGCTGTTCGTAGTGCACCTTAGAAACTTCATGAACATCTTCCCAAGCAGTCAGGCGGGTTTCACCAATACCGTGAACTGGCTGGGTTTTGATAAGGCCCGTCGCCTGATTGCCGGCTGGTGGATTTTGTTCCTGATTTTCAATCTGACTTACCATCTGAATTACGCCGGTTTTTACTGGGGCGTTTATCTGACGGTGGTTCTGGCATTTGCATCCGTGGGCTTCATCTATAAACTGAAAAATATCTCAAGCCCTGTGGGCAGCGAGATGCGCAAGGTGTTCCGCGCCGGTTTCTATCTGTTCCTGATCGCCATTGGCATGTGGGTTTTTGAGTGTCTTTGGTATCTGCTTCGCTAGACGGCGGCCTTCGCATTTGTGTTCGGGCTTCCGCTCAGGAAGTCCATGACAAGGCTGTCGAGTGGGCGTCTTTTCTAAAGGCGCCACTGAATC is from Bdellovibrio bacteriovorus str. Tiberius and encodes:
- a CDS encoding prenyltransferase; translated protein: MSELITLSKKDAQFESYLLGTFSKTHRALPQQTLNVNSASELVTFRVLPLSEITKPSFWAKMSQIYKVRTFLLIFLPLFLILTKNIDDHTMQDPVTTAIATIGVLLAFISINLRNDYMDHMKGVDRVLERSGSRAIQNGWITAAQVKHLSSFFLFIALVCAVPLVFAFPQLAGIFAVSLTVGLWAQFKKQNSFKYRIGGEFALFVMLGPLLTVGFQIAMGVPGDIEAFWLGCVWGWLVLFVVHLRNFMNIFPSSQAGFTNTVNWLGFDKARRLIAGWWILFLIFNLTYHLNYAGFYWGVYLTVVLAFASVGFIYKLKNISSPVGSEMRKVFRAGFYLFLIAIGMWVFECLWYLLR